In Vulpes lagopus strain Blue_001 chromosome 20, ASM1834538v1, whole genome shotgun sequence, the DNA window ATCTTTCCTACAAGGACCCAAAAGATATCTGCAATACTTATCTGGGTGCGGGAAGTCTGGCAGGAAGTTGCAATGATTACAGAAGGGCGTATTTCTTTCCCTATGTGCAGAGGTAGACGTTTTAGGAAGAGCAGGGATCAAGATTGGCAAAATTTTCCTGTATTCCCCTCATCCTTTTTATATTAGGTATTATAAATGATAGTGGGTTGAGAAGTTCGGTATCAGGGGTGTATAGAGCACATGATTCACTGAGATAATTTTATGGCAGAGTGAATTAAAATGTGGCTCCTTAAATgaaatggggggaaaataaataagaggagATTGCAATTAGTGAGCTGATTTTTCCCAAGAAATTAATTGTTGACAGTGACTGTCACATGAAAGTTGCTTTCATATTTGTTGGTTGTGTCAGGGAATGAATGGCATGCTCTGCCAATTACTGACAGTATATAAGGGTCCAAGAGAAGTAGAGACCACACTTCACCACATCCACTTGCAAACCACCCGAATTCTCTTCTCCTGACAACATGTGTTGCAACTACGGGAACTCCTGTGGCTATGGCTGCGGATGCGGCTATGGCTATGGATGTGGCCCCTATTCTGGCTGTGGTTATAGAACTGGCTATGGCTGTGGCTATGGCTCAGGCtatggctgtggctgtggctatggctcaagctatggctgtggctgtggctatGGATCAGGTTATGGCTGTGGCTATGGCTATGGCTCAGGATGGGGCTGTGGAAGAGGCTCCTGCTATGGATGTGGATATGGCTCTGGCTGCTGGGGCTACCGGCCCCTTTGCTATAGAAGATGTTATTCTTCTTGCTGCTAGACCACCACTCTCCAAGAACCATTATCTTCTGAAATGACACATCTAAAGAGACCATTGATTTAAGGATCCTAACCCCAAGATTTCTACATCCAGGAAACTGCATACTTGACATAGCTAGCCTTTGTCATCCAATGAAGATTTGTTAAGATGGCATATTGTGGCTCTGGGCTGTGTGGCATCATCTGACTATTTCCCAAATGTTGGTCTTTGTTCCCTTAATCTAGATTCTGTGTTGTGAC includes these proteins:
- the LOC121479336 gene encoding keratin-associated protein 21-1-like; the protein is MCCNYGNSCGYGCGCGYGYGCGPYSGCGYRTGYGCGYGSGYGCGCGYGSSYGCGCGYGSGYGCGYGYGSGWGCGRGSCYGCGYGSGCWGYRPLCYRRCYSSCC